Proteins from a single region of Aureibacter tunicatorum:
- the pheT gene encoding phenylalanine--tRNA ligase subunit beta → MKISFNWLKEYIKIDDSPEIISDVLTATGLEVEGLSEFEQVKGGLKGLVIGEVLTCEKHPGADKLSKTTVDIGVEIVPIVCGAPNVAAGQKVVVAKVGSTLYPEGHEPFTIKKAKIRGEQSMGMICAEDEIGLGTSHDGIMVLDTDLPNGTPAAEYFELDSDYTIEIGLTPNRADAMSHIGVARDIRAVQGNDVNWPNISSFDMETIADEQNIEISVENFDACPRYAGLTIDNIKVEPSPEWLQNRLKAIGLSPINNVVDITNYVLHETGQPLHAFDLREVKGNKVIVKTLPEGTIFKTLDGEERKLKSNDLMICNEEKPMCIAGVFGGLESGVKDDTTSIFLESAYFSPDWVRKTSQNHTLKTDASFRFERGIDPNITIFALKRAALLIKEIAGGKITSKVQDIYPNKIEDFKVPVKFRNIDRLIGKTLDRQLIHQILTRLDIKTSEETSEGFIATVPAYRVDVTREADVIEEILRIYGYDNIEVSEHLSSNFLSEYPAHEPFKLERSTSQQLVSLGYNELITNSLTSSKYNEHTTHVNSEENINILNKLSEELDILRQTMLFNHLEVISHNINRQQKDLKLFEFGKTYKKVGEKYIEEANLCICISGNKNTENWQKTSEKVTYYDLHGDILNIFNKFNLKGINIEKTELDILEYGAVYKLNNKVIAYAGLVKKQIAKAFGIKQDIFYAEIKWDSLLKTVKADKTFEPISKFPAVRRDLSLVIDKSITYEQIKGIAEKSAGKLLSSINVFDTYEGDKIDSGKKAYALSFILEDKTKTLNDKTIDKAMNKLIKAFEFQIGAHIRK, encoded by the coding sequence ATGAAGATATCATTCAATTGGCTTAAAGAATATATTAAAATAGATGATTCACCCGAAATAATTTCGGATGTTCTCACGGCTACCGGCTTGGAAGTAGAGGGCTTGTCGGAATTCGAGCAAGTAAAAGGCGGACTGAAAGGATTGGTTATTGGTGAAGTTCTTACTTGTGAGAAGCACCCTGGCGCGGACAAGCTAAGCAAAACAACCGTTGACATAGGCGTGGAAATAGTGCCTATTGTTTGCGGTGCTCCCAATGTCGCTGCGGGCCAAAAAGTTGTTGTAGCAAAAGTTGGCAGCACTCTTTATCCAGAAGGACATGAGCCGTTCACTATCAAAAAAGCGAAAATCAGAGGAGAGCAATCCATGGGTATGATTTGCGCTGAGGATGAGATTGGTCTTGGAACATCGCATGATGGTATCATGGTGCTTGACACAGATTTGCCAAATGGGACGCCGGCAGCTGAGTATTTTGAACTTGACAGTGATTACACTATTGAGATCGGGCTTACGCCTAACAGAGCTGATGCCATGTCTCATATTGGAGTAGCTAGAGATATCAGAGCAGTGCAAGGCAACGATGTTAATTGGCCTAATATTTCTTCATTCGATATGGAAACCATAGCTGATGAACAAAATATTGAGATCTCTGTAGAAAATTTCGATGCTTGTCCGAGATACGCAGGCCTTACCATTGACAACATCAAAGTTGAGCCGTCTCCAGAGTGGTTGCAAAACAGACTTAAAGCTATCGGCTTAAGCCCAATCAATAATGTAGTGGATATCACCAACTATGTATTGCACGAAACAGGGCAACCTTTGCATGCGTTTGATCTTAGAGAAGTTAAAGGCAACAAAGTCATTGTTAAGACTTTGCCTGAAGGCACTATATTCAAAACTTTGGATGGTGAAGAAAGAAAGTTGAAGTCCAATGACTTGATGATCTGCAATGAAGAAAAGCCAATGTGCATCGCTGGCGTTTTCGGAGGATTAGAGTCAGGAGTTAAAGACGATACAACTTCTATTTTCCTTGAATCGGCTTACTTCTCTCCTGATTGGGTGAGAAAAACTTCTCAAAACCATACGCTTAAAACAGACGCGTCATTCCGTTTCGAAAGAGGTATTGATCCGAACATAACTATATTCGCTCTAAAAAGAGCAGCGTTGCTAATCAAAGAAATCGCTGGAGGAAAAATCACTTCCAAAGTTCAAGATATTTACCCTAACAAAATCGAGGACTTCAAAGTGCCTGTCAAGTTTAGAAATATCGACAGACTTATTGGAAAAACGCTTGACCGCCAGTTAATACACCAAATTCTTACAAGGCTTGATATCAAAACTTCTGAAGAGACATCTGAAGGCTTCATAGCGACAGTTCCCGCTTATCGCGTGGATGTGACAAGAGAAGCTGATGTCATCGAAGAGATCTTGAGAATTTATGGATATGACAACATTGAGGTATCAGAACACTTGAGCAGCAACTTCCTTTCGGAATACCCTGCTCACGAACCTTTTAAGCTTGAAAGATCCACTTCGCAGCAATTAGTGTCTTTGGGGTATAATGAACTTATCACAAATTCATTGACAAGTTCAAAATACAATGAGCATACTACTCACGTGAATTCGGAGGAGAACATCAATATTCTCAATAAATTAAGCGAAGAGCTTGATATTTTGAGACAAACGATGTTATTCAATCACCTAGAAGTAATATCCCACAATATCAACAGACAACAAAAAGATCTTAAACTTTTTGAGTTTGGCAAAACTTACAAAAAAGTAGGAGAAAAATACATAGAAGAAGCTAATCTATGCATATGTATTAGCGGCAATAAGAATACTGAAAACTGGCAAAAAACCTCTGAAAAAGTAACTTATTACGATTTACATGGTGATATTCTAAATATTTTCAATAAATTTAACCTTAAAGGTATAAACATAGAAAAAACCGAACTTGATATCCTAGAGTACGGCGCCGTTTACAAGCTGAATAACAAAGTCATAGCCTACGCGGGACTTGTTAAAAAGCAAATAGCCAAAGCTTTCGGGATCAAGCAAGACATTTTTTATGCCGAGATCAAGTGGGACAGTTTATTGAAAACTGTAAAAGCTGACAAGACTTTTGAGCCAATTTCAAAATTCCCGGCAGTAAGAAGGGATTTATCTCTAGTGATCGACAAATCCATCACTTATGAGCAAATAAAAGGAATCGCGGAGAAATCGGCAGGGAAACTTCTTTCCAGCATCAATGTCTTTGACACTTATGAAGGAGACAAAATTGATAGCGGCAAAAAGGCTTATGCCCTTAGTTTCATCTTGGAAGACAAGACAAAAACACTTAATGACAAAACCATCGACAAAGCGATGAATAAGCTCATTAAAGCTTTTGAATTTCAAATTGGAGCACACATTAGAAAATAA
- a CDS encoding cell division protein ZapA, whose amino-acid sequence MEKLSIKIKIGDREYPMRVRSEEEELVRLAGKQVNDKLKFFKQQFKLDDRQDLLAMAAFDAVVEKLKLENNKGMTEEVFESKLDELNKLLSDNI is encoded by the coding sequence ATGGAAAAACTTTCAATAAAAATAAAAATCGGTGATCGAGAATACCCAATGCGAGTTAGGTCTGAAGAAGAGGAGTTGGTTAGGCTTGCTGGTAAACAGGTCAATGATAAGTTAAAATTCTTCAAACAGCAATTCAAACTGGATGACCGCCAAGACTTATTGGCAATGGCGGCATTTGATGCAGTGGTTGAAAAACTCAAGCTGGAAAACAATAAGGGGATGACTGAAGAAGTGTTCGAGTCGAAGCTTGATGAATTGAATAAGCTTTTGAGCGACAACATATAG